Proteins encoded together in one Telopea speciosissima isolate NSW1024214 ecotype Mountain lineage chromosome 6, Tspe_v1, whole genome shotgun sequence window:
- the LOC122665783 gene encoding ankyrin repeat-containing protein At2g01680-like: MDQNQIDGVCSLMEEAKYGTIEKLYELLGEDNSILDKANQQFRNNPLHVAASCNNYLFAAEIAILKPSLAKSLNQDGLSPLHIAAEKGHLETVKKLLKVDKELCFIRGREMMVPLHCAAKSRHRRSKEVIEELLSACPKCITALTTRNETALHTAVKNGSSQNFEALVKWIKEQWGGYNILSWKDQDGNTILHLATSERKSEIVELLLCKYGYFVRKAAKINTKNNKGKTALDVLKKTGSQCNGTRDINESQTQPVQEEEDVSIRVEGEEDEGKVQEKIGKFLQSSGAKGSKDICCTLWHKKDSKKRRALHSGIKWLLKVPNFLSFKVDKDTPSDVRNALLVILILIVTVTYTTGINPPGGIWQDDGISNSSQKPHTAGTSIWFDKNPDSFQVLMLCNYAGFLVSVVLVFNLTEGYTLRGPVLLALLFMLITYGLSIRLLFLGKGALAVLINGMILTVPLPVALVLLVATANWIWDIKE, translated from the exons ATGGATCAGAATCAGATTGATGGGGTTTGCTCCCTGATGGAAGAAGCTAAGTATGGAACGATAGAAAAGTTATATGAACTACTTGGGGAAGACAACTCTATTCTTGACAAAGCCAATCAGCAGTTCAGAAATAATCCTTTACATGTCGCGGCATCATGTAACAATTATCTCTTTGCAGCTGAAATTGCAATCCTGAAGCCTTCATTGGCTAAAAGCCTGAACCAAGATGGATTAAGTCCTCTACACATAGCTGCTGAAAAGGGACATTTAGAAACAGTGAAGAAGCTCTTGAAGGTAGACAAGGAACtctgcttcatcagaggcagGGAGATGATGGTGCCTCTTCACTGTGCAGCAAAATCTAGGCATCGCAGGAGTAAAGAGGTTATAGAGGAGCTCCTCTCTGCTTGCCCCAAGTGTATCACAGCATTAACAACTCGAAATGAGACAGCTCTTCACACTGCTGTAAAGAATGGTAGTTCCCAAAACTTTGAAGCACTGGTGAAATGGATCAAGGAACAATGGGGGGGCTACAACATTCTAAGCTGGAAGGACCAGGATGGAAACACCATCTTACACCTTGCAACATCAGAAAGAAAATCTGAG ATTGTAGAGCTGCTGCTTTGTAAGTATGGCTATTTTGTTCGAAAGGCTGCGAAGATAAACACAAAGAACAACAAAGGAAAGACAGCTTTGGATGTTTTAAAGAAAACTGGATCACAGTGTAATGGAACCAGAGACATTAATGAATCTCAAACACAACCAGTTCAGGAGGAGGAAGATGTAAGCATAAGGgttgagggagaagaagatgagggaaaGGTGCAGGAGAAAATAGGAAAGTTCCTTCAAAGCTCAGGTGCAAAGGGTTCTAAAGATATCTGTTGCACACTTTGGCACAAGAAAGATTCTAAAAAGAGAAGGGCTTTACATTCTGGAATCAAATGGTTGCTGAAGGTCCCAAATTTCCTGAGTTTCAAGGTAGACAAAGACACTCCAAGTGACGTTCGAAACGCTCTGTTAGTGATTTTAATTCTGATCGTGACGGTGACATACACAACCGGAATCAATCCTCCAGGGGGAATTTGGCAAGATGATGGAATCAGCAATAGCTCACAGAAACCACACACTGCAGGAACATCAATTTGGTTTGATAAGAACCCAGACTCTTTCCAAGTACTAATGCTTTGTAACTATGCAGGGTTTCTTGTGTCTGTTGTCCTGGTTTTCAATCTCACTGAAGGATATACATTACGAGGTCCGGTTCTACTAGCTCTGCTCTTTATGTTGATTACCTATGGATTATCGATTCGACTCCTGTTTCTGGGTAAGGGTGCTCTAGCAGTGTTGATCAATGGAATGATATTGACTGTTCCATTACCTGTGGCATTAGTCCTTTTGGTTGCTACAGCAAATTGGATATGGGACATTAAGGAGTAG
- the LOC122665785 gene encoding calumenin-like, which yields MGKASVIIYISVALLLLFLISHSPKGPKTNRRRRLKLRSTFTFDKQHHEPVAFVPLIADMERRREDKEWEKRYFEHTHKEFIEGAPGAEAQPEWEEFVNDEDYLNDEERLNITSRLVLLFPKIDVDPVDGFVTESEMTEWNLQKAERDMMRRTERDMELHDKNHDGFVSFAEHRPSSWVRNSDNTSFRYNMDWWKEERFNASDADGDGLLNPTEFNDILNPPDSNNPKVIRWLCKKEVRYEV from the exons ATGGGTAAGGCTTCAGTGATCATCTACATTTCCGTTGctcttctacttctcttcctCATCTCTCACTCTCCTAAAGGTCCCAAAACCAACCGCCGTCGCCGACTGAAACTCCGTTCGACCTTCACCTTCGACAAGCAGCACCATGAACCCGTCGCATTTGTCCCTTTAATCGCAGACATGGAACGTCGTCGAGAGGACAAAGAATGGGAAAAGAGGTATTTCGAGCATACCCACAAAGAATTCATAGAAGGAGCTCCAGGAGCTGAAGCTCAACCAGAATGGGAAGAGTTCGTAAATGACGAGGATTACTTGAACGATGAAGAACGGCTCAACATAACTAGTAGATTAGTGTTGCTGTTTCCGAAGATTGATGTCGACCCGGTTGATGGGTTTGTGACGGAAAGCGAGATGACGGAGTGGAATTTGCAGAAGGCGGAGAGGGATATGATGCGTAGGACTGAGAGGGATATGGAGCTTCATGATAAGAATCATGATGGGTTTGTTTCGTTTGCTGAGCATAGGCCCTCCAGTTGGGTTCGAAATTCAG ATAATACTTCATTTCGGTATAATATGGATTGGTGGAAAGAGGAACGCTTCAATGCTTCAGATGCAGATGGGGATGGTCTTCTGAACCCAACTGAGTTCAATGA CATCCTGAATCCACCTGACAGCAATAACCCGAAGGTAATTCGGTGGTTGTGCAAAAAGGAAGTGAGGTATGAAGTATGA